In one window of Deinococcus sonorensis KR-87 DNA:
- a CDS encoding acyl-CoA dehydrogenase family protein translates to MLSPTLTPDSPWRFPDALLDRCHQRAPVYDRENRFFSEDFEELRDAGYLKLALPAALGGAGLSLAGVCAAQRRLAYHAPATALGLSMHLYWTGMAAELSQAGDPTLRWLLEEVAAGEVLASGHAEAGNDLPIVFSSARAERQDGGYRLWGRKQFGSLSPVWTRLGLHALDATIPDQPAIIHAFLPRDTPGSRIEWTWDALGMRATRSDDTVLDGAFIPDRYVARRLPAGTIDAEPFMLSLYAWPLLQFAAVYLGLAERARDLAITSVRTKTSVALGGRRLAHHPEVQHRAAELTMTLDAMVAHLDVTLRDWTARVPHDLGWPAKIVATKYHCVQGAQRVVDLALDLSGGGGLFRQNELERLYRDVRCGAFHPANAAVTHELVGKTALGVLGADGARWG, encoded by the coding sequence ATGCTGAGTCCGACGCTCACGCCCGATTCGCCCTGGCGCTTCCCCGACGCGCTGCTGGACCGCTGCCACCAGCGGGCGCCCGTGTACGACCGGGAGAACCGCTTCTTCAGCGAGGATTTTGAGGAGCTGCGGGACGCCGGGTACCTGAAGCTGGCCCTGCCCGCCGCGCTGGGCGGCGCGGGCCTCTCGCTGGCGGGCGTGTGCGCGGCCCAGCGCCGCCTGGCGTATCACGCGCCGGCCACCGCGCTGGGCCTCAGCATGCACCTGTACTGGACCGGAATGGCGGCCGAGCTGAGCCAGGCGGGCGACCCCACGCTCCGCTGGCTGCTGGAGGAGGTCGCCGCTGGGGAAGTGCTCGCGTCCGGCCACGCCGAAGCGGGCAACGATCTCCCGATCGTGTTCTCCAGCGCCCGGGCCGAACGGCAGGACGGCGGCTACCGCCTCTGGGGCCGCAAGCAGTTCGGGAGCCTCTCGCCGGTCTGGACGCGCCTGGGCCTGCATGCGCTGGACGCCACCATCCCGGACCAACCGGCCATCATCCATGCGTTCCTGCCCAGGGACACGCCGGGCAGCCGCATCGAGTGGACCTGGGACGCGCTCGGCATGCGGGCCACCCGCAGCGACGACACCGTGTTGGACGGCGCGTTCATCCCAGACCGCTACGTGGCGCGGCGACTGCCGGCCGGGACCATCGATGCGGAGCCGTTCATGCTCAGCCTGTACGCCTGGCCGCTGCTGCAGTTCGCCGCGGTGTACCTCGGCCTGGCCGAACGCGCCCGCGACCTGGCGATCACCTCCGTGCGGACCAAGACCTCGGTCGCCCTGGGTGGACGCCGCCTGGCCCACCACCCGGAAGTGCAGCACCGCGCGGCGGAGCTGACCATGACGCTCGACGCGATGGTGGCCCACCTGGACGTCACGCTGCGCGACTGGACGGCGCGCGTGCCACACGACCTGGGCTGGCCCGCGAAGATCGTCGCCACAAAATACCACTGCGTTCAAGGCGCCCAGCGCGTGGTGGACCTGGCGCTGGACCTCAGCGGTGGGGGCGGGCTGTTCCGGCAGAACGAACTGGAACGCTTGTACCGCGACGTCCGCTGCGGCGCGTTTCACCCGGCCAACGCGGCCGTGACCCACGAGCTCGTCGGCAAGACCGCCCTGGGCGTGCTGGGAGCAGACGGCGCCCGCTGGGGCTGA
- a CDS encoding DUF1963 domain-containing protein — translation MSSDLEFSDTRGGHECYAVTVDGVTLRLRYGRIGTDGAVQLYTFPTRQAAEEEAVKRLAETRRNGYEPAVKGDRQQPSVPRLAWRLPNLLNPCRDAPEATVRTYVHLEGKRGPGPAWTSKLGGRPCRPPGDVWPLAHDGTPLVFLAQIDFAEFPPLPGFPERGIVQYFIWEDDLYGANFDRSLDMTSLAVDANVRVRYFADVIKDAKRLDHTVPDRFSDPDGSLPHDPTLEFILVGTLRSGPVTSDDRLLEQLTGSSLWALSEDVHPDDLAERYARLTGTGHKLGGYPTFTPADPRRVEDPQVLLQSDDDLALMWGTPASAISSSTRTTSRADFSRVAYNWVCS, via the coding sequence ATGAGCAGCGACCTGGAGTTCAGTGACACCCGCGGCGGCCACGAATGCTATGCGGTCACGGTCGACGGCGTGACCCTCAGGTTGCGGTATGGACGGATCGGCACGGACGGAGCCGTGCAACTCTACACCTTCCCGACACGTCAGGCGGCCGAGGAGGAAGCGGTGAAGCGGCTGGCGGAGACACGCCGCAACGGATACGAGCCGGCCGTGAAGGGGGACCGGCAACAACCGAGCGTGCCGCGGCTGGCGTGGCGCCTCCCGAACCTCCTCAACCCGTGCCGGGACGCCCCTGAGGCGACCGTGCGCACCTACGTGCACCTGGAGGGAAAGCGAGGACCAGGGCCGGCGTGGACCAGCAAGCTCGGCGGCCGGCCGTGTCGACCTCCAGGAGATGTGTGGCCGCTCGCGCACGACGGCACGCCGCTCGTGTTCCTGGCGCAGATCGACTTTGCCGAGTTTCCTCCCCTGCCGGGCTTCCCGGAGCGGGGCATCGTGCAGTACTTCATTTGGGAGGACGACCTGTATGGCGCGAATTTTGACCGGAGCCTCGACATGACCAGCCTGGCGGTCGACGCGAACGTTCGCGTCCGGTACTTTGCGGACGTGATCAAGGACGCCAAGCGACTTGACCACACCGTTCCAGACCGGTTCTCCGACCCGGATGGAAGCTTGCCGCACGATCCCACGCTGGAATTCATCCTCGTCGGGACCCTGAGGAGCGGACCGGTCACGTCCGACGACCGGCTGCTCGAGCAGCTCACCGGATCAAGCCTCTGGGCGCTTTCGGAGGACGTACACCCGGATGATCTCGCTGAGCGCTACGCCAGGCTCACGGGGACCGGGCACAAGCTGGGCGGGTACCCGACGTTCACGCCGGCGGACCCCCGACGGGTGGAGGATCCGCAGGTGCTGCTCCAGTCGGACGACGACCTGGCGCTGATGTGGGGGACGCCGGCGTCTGCAATTTCTTCATCCACCCGGACGACTTCGCGCGCGGATTTCAGCCGGGTCGCCTACAACTGGGTCTGCAGCTGA
- a CDS encoding polynucleotide kinase-phosphatase, translating to MTSISLPAFCLVALIGASGSGKTTFAHAHFRPGEVLSSDAFRLMVSGDENDQDATHDAFEALYFVARQRLKRGLLTVIDATNVQADARRRIVTLAKEFDVLPVALVLDLPEGVLTERHRARSDRTFGPHVIPQQVMQLRRSLGKLQAEGFRQVTVLHTPEEVETATFTRTRLYSDLRHLHGPFDFIGDVHGCRDELVELLAQLGYTVDGAQVTPPQGRTAVFLGDLVDRGPDTPGVLRLVMGMVEAGTALCVPGNHDEKLGRALRGERVKVAHGLERSLEQLEHEPPEFRRAVADFIRGLVSHAVLDDGRVVAAHAGMKEALQGRASGRVRAFALYGETTGETDEFGLPVRLNWAAEYRGKARVVYGHTPVPQAEWLNGTIDIDTGCVFGGALTALRYPELQLVSVPAHHVYSEPVRPLRVEAWRAAQQAHDELLDLGDVTGKRVIETRLRGRVTIQEDEAAAALEAVSRFAVDPRWLVYLPPTMSPSETSRREGYLESPAEAFEHYRRAGVEQVVCEEKHMGSRAVLVVSRDATSAARRFGIRDGRAGVVYTRTGRPFFEDRAMEEAVLARTREALSQADLWEELQTDWVVLDAEILPWSLKAGSLIRGQYAAVGAAAGATLPAELAVLEAAVGRGLPLEDLLDRTRQRQQLTQGYVQAYRQHVRRVSSVADLRVAPFHLLASEGAVHVERDHAWHLERLGRLAGVAPDLFIQTAHRRVDLNDPERCDEAEAWWLALTAAGGEGMVVKPASFVARGRKGLVQPGVKVRGREYLRIIYGPEYTLPEHLERLRSRGLSGKRTLALREFALGVEGLERFVRQEPLRRVHECAVGVLALESEVLDPRL from the coding sequence ATGACCTCCATCTCCCTGCCGGCTTTCTGCCTGGTGGCCCTGATCGGCGCGTCCGGCTCCGGAAAGACCACCTTCGCCCATGCCCACTTCCGTCCCGGCGAGGTGCTGTCGAGCGACGCCTTCCGCCTGATGGTCAGTGGCGATGAGAACGACCAGGACGCCACACACGACGCCTTCGAGGCGCTGTACTTCGTGGCCCGCCAGCGCCTGAAGCGAGGTCTGCTGACGGTCATCGACGCCACCAACGTGCAGGCGGACGCCCGACGGCGCATCGTGACGCTGGCCAAGGAGTTCGACGTGCTGCCGGTGGCGCTGGTGCTGGACCTGCCGGAGGGCGTGCTGACCGAGCGGCACCGTGCCCGCAGCGACCGCACCTTCGGCCCGCACGTCATCCCGCAGCAGGTGATGCAGCTGCGCCGGTCGCTCGGCAAGCTGCAGGCCGAGGGCTTCCGGCAGGTCACGGTGCTGCACACCCCGGAGGAAGTGGAGACTGCCACGTTCACCCGCACCCGCCTCTACAGCGACCTGCGGCACCTGCACGGGCCCTTTGACTTTATCGGGGACGTGCACGGCTGCCGGGACGAACTGGTGGAGCTGCTGGCCCAGCTCGGGTACACCGTGGACGGCGCGCAGGTCACGCCACCGCAAGGCCGCACGGCCGTCTTCCTGGGCGACCTGGTGGACCGCGGCCCCGATACCCCTGGTGTGCTGCGGCTGGTGATGGGCATGGTCGAGGCGGGCACCGCGCTGTGCGTGCCGGGCAACCACGACGAGAAGCTGGGGCGGGCCCTCCGGGGCGAACGGGTCAAGGTGGCGCACGGGCTCGAACGCTCGCTGGAGCAGCTGGAACACGAACCCCCCGAGTTCCGCCGCGCGGTGGCTGACTTCATCCGGGGGCTGGTGAGCCACGCGGTGCTGGATGACGGCCGGGTGGTGGCGGCGCACGCCGGCATGAAGGAAGCCCTGCAGGGGCGGGCGTCCGGCCGCGTCCGCGCGTTCGCGCTGTACGGCGAGACGACCGGGGAAACCGACGAGTTCGGGCTGCCGGTCCGGTTGAACTGGGCGGCCGAGTACCGCGGCAAGGCCAGGGTCGTCTACGGGCACACGCCGGTCCCGCAGGCGGAGTGGCTGAATGGCACCATCGACATCGACACCGGCTGCGTGTTCGGCGGGGCCTTGACCGCCCTGCGGTACCCGGAGCTGCAGCTGGTGAGCGTGCCGGCCCATCACGTGTACAGCGAACCGGTCCGGCCGCTGCGGGTGGAGGCGTGGCGTGCTGCCCAGCAGGCCCACGACGAGCTGCTCGACCTCGGCGACGTGACCGGCAAGCGGGTGATCGAGACCCGGCTGCGGGGACGCGTCACCATCCAGGAGGATGAGGCGGCAGCCGCGCTGGAGGCAGTCAGCCGCTTCGCCGTCGACCCGCGCTGGCTGGTGTACCTGCCGCCCACCATGTCGCCCAGTGAAACCAGCCGGCGGGAGGGCTACCTGGAATCCCCCGCGGAGGCATTCGAGCACTACCGGCGCGCTGGGGTGGAGCAGGTGGTGTGCGAGGAGAAGCACATGGGCTCGCGGGCAGTGCTGGTGGTCAGCCGGGACGCAACGAGCGCCGCCCGGCGGTTCGGCATCCGGGACGGCCGCGCCGGGGTGGTGTACACCCGCACCGGGCGGCCATTCTTCGAGGACCGGGCGATGGAGGAGGCGGTGCTCGCCCGGACCCGCGAGGCCCTGAGCCAGGCGGACCTCTGGGAGGAGCTGCAGACCGACTGGGTGGTGCTGGATGCCGAGATCCTGCCGTGGTCGCTGAAGGCGGGGAGTCTGATCCGCGGCCAGTACGCGGCGGTCGGCGCGGCAGCGGGCGCGACCCTGCCGGCCGAGCTGGCCGTGCTGGAGGCGGCCGTTGGGCGCGGGCTGCCGCTGGAGGACCTGCTGGACCGCACCCGGCAGCGCCAGCAGCTGACGCAGGGCTACGTCCAGGCGTACCGGCAGCACGTGCGCCGCGTGTCGTCCGTGGCGGACCTGCGGGTGGCGCCGTTCCACCTGCTCGCCAGTGAAGGGGCCGTGCATGTCGAGCGGGACCACGCCTGGCACCTGGAGCGGCTCGGTCGGCTGGCCGGGGTGGCGCCGGACCTGTTCATCCAGACGGCCCACCGCCGGGTTGACCTCAACGACCCCGAGCGCTGCGACGAGGCGGAAGCATGGTGGCTGGCGCTCACGGCGGCGGGCGGCGAGGGCATGGTGGTGAAGCCCGCCTCGTTTGTCGCCCGTGGCCGCAAGGGGCTGGTGCAGCCGGGCGTCAAGGTGCGGGGGCGGGAGTACCTGCGGATCATCTACGGGCCCGAGTACACCCTGCCGGAGCATCTTGAGCGGCTGCGTTCCCGGGGGCTCAGTGGCAAACGCACCCTGGCCCTGCGTGAGTTCGCGCTGGGGGTGGAGGGGCTGGAACGCTTCGTGCGGCAAGAGCCGCTGCGGCGAGTGCACGAGTGCGCGGTCGGTGTGCTGGCGCTGGAGAGCGAAGTGCTGGATCCTCGACTCTGA
- a CDS encoding nucleotidyltransferase domain-containing protein codes for MPTSLTVPAPLQGAALTHPYPLVFATVSGAHLYGFPSPDSDWDLRGVHVLPAREVLGLHERRETIGDERIVDGLERDLVTHDLRKFITLMLKPNGYVLEQLHSPLVIATTPEHAELISLGRRCVTRFHAHHYLGFSAGQWKLLNRDDPLRIKPLLYTFRTLLTGLHLMRTGEIEANLAVLNEDARLPYLDELMARKRSGREKEPLDGDLTRYEAEFRRLTGELDEARVSTSLPAKVAPDVEAALSDLMVRLRLRA; via the coding sequence ATGCCCACGTCCCTGACCGTTCCGGCCCCGCTGCAGGGCGCGGCTCTGACTCACCCCTACCCGCTCGTGTTCGCCACGGTCAGCGGAGCGCACCTGTACGGTTTTCCCAGCCCCGACAGCGACTGGGACCTGCGCGGCGTGCACGTGCTGCCGGCCCGAGAGGTCCTCGGCCTGCACGAGCGGCGCGAAACCATCGGAGACGAGCGGATCGTGGACGGCCTGGAGCGCGACCTGGTGACCCACGACCTGCGCAAGTTCATAACCCTGATGCTCAAGCCCAACGGCTACGTGCTGGAACAGTTGCACTCGCCGCTGGTGATCGCCACCACGCCGGAGCACGCCGAGCTGATCTCGCTGGGTCGCCGCTGCGTGACCCGATTTCACGCGCACCACTACCTGGGCTTCAGCGCCGGGCAGTGGAAGCTGCTGAACCGCGATGACCCCCTGAGGATCAAGCCGCTGCTCTACACCTTCCGCACCCTCCTGACCGGCCTGCACCTGATGCGGACCGGTGAGATCGAAGCCAACCTGGCCGTGCTGAACGAGGACGCGCGGCTGCCGTACCTCGACGAGCTGATGGCCCGGAAGCGGTCGGGGCGGGAAAAGGAACCCCTAGACGGGGACCTGACCCGCTACGAAGCGGAGTTCCGGCGGCTGACCGGTGAGCTGGACGAGGCGAGGGTGTCCACGTCCCTGCCCGCGAAGGTTGCGCCGGACGTCGAGGCTGCCCTGAGCGACCTGATGGTGCGCCTGAGGCTGCGGGCATGA
- a CDS encoding nucleotidyltransferase domain-containing protein has translation MTAPLLPLGTRVVTRIVLHTPSGTVLQPAGALGVVVQAPTDPLHAYRVQFPDGHTHSLLRRQLSLYREHQALVPPEDTELWPQVQLRVIVGSRAFGLDTDSSDTDRRGFYLPTAEQHWSLWGVPEQLENEQTQEVYWELKKFLTLALKANPNVLEVLSSTLVEHATPLAQALLDMRGAFLSNLVYQTYNGYVMGQFKRLEADLRTHGEIRWKHAMHLLRLLLSGIAVLERGEVLVHVGEHREALLAVKRGELPWDELNRWRLALHRQFDAAVARSRLPDRPDYARVNAYLIRARRAQLETPSCPRP, from the coding sequence GTGACCGCCCCGCTGTTGCCCCTCGGCACCCGCGTGGTGACGCGGATCGTGCTGCACACCCCCAGCGGGACGGTGCTGCAGCCGGCTGGGGCGCTGGGCGTCGTGGTGCAGGCGCCGACCGACCCGCTGCACGCCTACCGCGTCCAGTTCCCCGACGGCCACACGCACAGCCTGCTCCGACGCCAGCTGAGCCTGTATCGCGAGCATCAGGCGCTGGTACCGCCGGAGGACACCGAGCTGTGGCCGCAGGTGCAGCTGCGGGTGATCGTCGGCTCGCGGGCCTTCGGGCTGGACACCGACAGTTCCGACACGGACCGGCGCGGGTTCTACCTGCCCACCGCCGAGCAGCACTGGTCGCTGTGGGGCGTGCCGGAGCAGCTGGAGAACGAGCAGACCCAGGAAGTGTACTGGGAGCTGAAGAAGTTCCTGACCCTGGCGCTCAAGGCCAACCCCAACGTGCTGGAGGTACTGTCCAGCACGCTGGTCGAGCACGCCACCCCGCTGGCCCAGGCGCTGCTGGACATGAGGGGCGCGTTCCTGTCCAACCTGGTGTACCAGACGTACAACGGTTACGTGATGGGCCAGTTCAAGCGGCTGGAGGCCGACCTGCGCACCCACGGTGAGATCCGCTGGAAGCACGCCATGCACCTGCTGCGCCTGCTGCTCTCCGGCATCGCGGTGCTGGAGCGGGGCGAGGTGCTGGTGCACGTCGGCGAGCACCGCGAGGCCCTGCTGGCCGTCAAGCGCGGCGAGCTGCCCTGGGACGAACTGAACCGCTGGCGGCTCGCGCTGCACCGCCAGTTCGACGCCGCGGTGGCGCGCAGCCGGCTCCCCGACCGCCCCGACTACGCGCGGGTGAACGCCTACCTGATCCGCGCCCGCCGCGCCCAGCTGGAGACCCCCTCATGCCCACGTCCCTGA